A stretch of the Halorussus vallis genome encodes the following:
- a CDS encoding glycosyltransferase family 4 protein — protein sequence MHVLVAAHDFYPDPGSGGSGRYVHETAKRLVDRGHEVSVLTRRRGDVPARETVAGVRVARYDLSVAEESAPRIAAQLPDAVRTVWDHLAALPDPDLLSFQGPVTGPLLDALADDSLPRSATFHSPWPTEYRIRTAGSDDLSGPRRRLNVELRRRVERRLLADCDAVQALSEFMRGKLRETYGPVADPAVVPGGVDLDRYRPDAGVYGPMAGDSASPSTESPAETTTVASDGSGRDHGEAGGTDFLTVRRLSPRMGHGMLLQAFARLAPERPDANLFVAGDGPLRKPLERTAAELGVEERVTFLGYVPDADLPSAYATADCFVLPTRKLEGFGLATLEALASGTPVVATPVGGTTELLDGLAADDRVPEDPLVPSVDAEALADRMAAWAGLSASEREAAGRACRDHAREHFTWEQTVEETETRYLELVG from the coding sequence ATGCACGTGCTGGTCGCCGCGCACGACTTCTACCCGGACCCCGGGTCGGGCGGGTCGGGGCGGTACGTCCACGAAACCGCCAAGCGACTCGTCGACCGTGGCCACGAGGTGTCGGTGCTGACCCGCCGCCGCGGGGACGTTCCGGCCCGCGAAACCGTCGCGGGCGTCCGCGTGGCCCGCTACGACCTCTCGGTCGCCGAGGAGTCGGCGCCGCGAATCGCGGCCCAGTTGCCCGACGCGGTTCGGACGGTCTGGGACCACCTCGCGGCGCTCCCCGACCCCGATTTACTGAGCTTTCAGGGACCCGTGACCGGCCCGCTGCTCGACGCGCTGGCCGACGATTCGCTCCCGCGGAGCGCCACCTTCCATAGCCCCTGGCCCACCGAGTATCGCATCCGGACGGCGGGTTCGGACGACCTGTCGGGGCCTCGCCGCCGCCTCAACGTCGAACTCCGGCGGCGGGTCGAGCGCCGACTGCTGGCCGACTGCGACGCGGTCCAGGCGCTGAGCGAGTTCATGCGCGGGAAACTCCGCGAGACGTACGGCCCGGTCGCCGACCCGGCGGTCGTCCCCGGCGGCGTCGACCTGGACCGGTACCGGCCCGACGCCGGGGTCTACGGACCGATGGCGGGCGACTCGGCCTCTCCGTCCACTGAGTCGCCCGCCGAGACGACAACGGTGGCGAGCGACGGGTCGGGCCGCGACCACGGGGAAGCCGGCGGGACCGACTTCCTGACGGTCCGGCGACTCTCTCCGCGGATGGGTCACGGGATGCTCCTGCAGGCGTTCGCCCGACTCGCGCCCGAGCGCCCGGACGCCAACCTCTTCGTCGCGGGCGACGGCCCGCTCCGCAAACCGCTGGAACGGACCGCGGCCGAACTGGGCGTCGAAGAGCGCGTGACGTTCCTCGGCTACGTCCCCGACGCCGACCTGCCGAGCGCCTACGCCACCGCCGACTGCTTCGTACTGCCGACGCGGAAACTGGAGGGGTTCGGGCTGGCGACGCTGGAGGCGCTGGCCTCGGGGACGCCGGTAGTGGCCACGCCGGTCGGTGGCACCACGGAACTGCTCGACGGATTGGCGGCGGACGACCGCGTGCCCGAGGACCCGCTGGTCCCGTCGGTCGACGCCGAGGCGCTCGCCGACCGGATGGCGGCGTGGGCGGGACTGTCGGCGAGCGAGCGCGAGGCGGCGGGCCGAGCGTGCCGCGACCACGCCCGCGAGCACTTCACCTGGGAGCAGACCGTCGAGGAAACCGAGACGCGGTATCTAGAACTGGTCGGGTAA